In Rubrobacter radiotolerans DSM 5868, a genomic segment contains:
- a CDS encoding sugar ABC transporter substrate-binding protein, with amino-acid sequence MTFEVQRSMMSRRQVLKGMGLLGLGAMGLPILGGCGGGSGGGGGNGGGGETIRIASIRWSAEDIFFNAVQYGQELEIKRLRDEEGINVEFTVSAASDESEQVNAMQTQLDSGIQGILHTPWRGEAMIPLLNQANERNIPVVTHNLIVPEAPQNHVAVDNVEAGRLAAETLVRRLEELRGPDWAEEEGLIIATRCFTTQAFDIARFTGFEEVFNPILEANPNLTLEVFETNCNADEARTGVEDLLSRYGNDALRAVWSIEGTGAVGGIIPALQNRNLMFDADDPKHIPISSIDGTGPEMEAISRGQLDHASQQPTIGEGIMSMRLLVETIRNDGQIPEALRGPVVYEDAQEVWQPLDVVEDDRFDGQWYQLPIVEIPRDIPPDSPDSWPNQIEGEVEGASSECSCGVVNA; translated from the coding sequence ATGACTTTCGAGGTGCAGAGAAGCATGATGAGCCGCAGGCAGGTGCTCAAGGGCATGGGCCTTCTCGGGCTCGGAGCGATGGGGTTGCCTATCCTCGGCGGCTGCGGAGGCGGCTCGGGCGGTGGCGGCGGTAACGGTGGCGGCGGAGAGACGATAAGGATCGCCTCCATCCGGTGGAGCGCCGAGGACATATTCTTTAACGCCGTCCAGTACGGGCAGGAGCTTGAGATCAAGCGCCTTCGCGACGAGGAGGGGATAAACGTCGAGTTCACCGTTTCGGCGGCGAGCGACGAGAGCGAGCAGGTCAACGCCATGCAGACCCAGCTCGACAGCGGGATTCAGGGCATCCTCCACACCCCCTGGCGCGGCGAGGCCATGATCCCGCTCCTGAACCAGGCGAACGAGCGGAACATACCCGTCGTTACGCACAACCTTATCGTTCCGGAGGCGCCGCAGAACCACGTTGCGGTGGACAACGTCGAGGCCGGACGCCTCGCCGCCGAGACGCTCGTGCGGAGGCTTGAGGAGCTTCGCGGGCCGGACTGGGCCGAGGAAGAGGGCCTCATTATCGCGACGCGCTGCTTTACGACGCAGGCGTTCGACATCGCGCGCTTCACCGGATTCGAGGAGGTCTTCAACCCGATACTGGAGGCTAACCCGAACCTGACGCTTGAGGTCTTCGAGACGAACTGCAACGCCGACGAGGCACGCACGGGCGTCGAGGACCTTCTCTCCCGGTACGGAAACGACGCGCTACGCGCCGTCTGGAGCATAGAGGGAACCGGCGCCGTCGGCGGCATTATCCCGGCGCTTCAGAACCGGAACCTCATGTTCGACGCGGACGACCCGAAGCATATCCCGATCTCAAGCATAGACGGCACGGGACCGGAGATGGAGGCGATCTCCCGCGGACAGCTCGACCACGCCTCCCAGCAGCCGACGATCGGCGAGGGCATCATGAGCATGCGGTTGCTCGTGGAGACGATCAGAAACGACGGTCAGATCCCCGAGGCCCTGCGCGGACCCGTCGTCTACGAGGACGCTCAGGAGGTCTGGCAGCCGCTCGACGTCGTGGAGGACGACCGCTTCGACGGCCAGTGGTATCAGCTCCCGATCGTCGAGATACCGAGGGACATACCGCCCGACAGCCCCGACTCCTGGCCGAACCAGATCGAGGGCGAGGTCGAGGGAGCATCGTCGGAGTGTAGCTGCGGAGTCGTAAACGCCTAG
- a CDS encoding MIP/aquaporin family protein → MENVALWKRLVAEFVGVFLLCSIGLMLVATSITTGAFGLFELGIAFALAIMVCLIVVAAVSGGQINPAITVALAVYGRFPWREVPLYIAAQVSGGVAGAFVLYLIYRGPIVAFEEANNIVRGEPGSEITAMIFACFAPNPAIAAAQDPPWTPDIISLPGALGAEFFATFVLALVVFAAIENRNAFAPSVPIFALILGLVVGFIVIAEAPLTMAAINPARDLGPRIAIYFLGWGQMAFPGIGNAPWWIWTVGPTLGAVAGGGAWVFLLGRWLTARPEAPEAAGTEAEELEVPTPGGDPGTTSVSERGR, encoded by the coding sequence ATGGAGAACGTGGCCCTCTGGAAGAGGCTGGTGGCCGAGTTTGTCGGGGTCTTTCTGCTGTGCTCGATCGGGCTGATGCTCGTGGCGACCTCGATCACGACCGGGGCTTTCGGGTTGTTCGAACTCGGTATAGCGTTCGCGCTTGCGATCATGGTCTGTCTTATAGTCGTGGCCGCGGTTAGCGGGGGGCAGATCAACCCGGCCATAACGGTTGCGCTGGCGGTCTACGGACGGTTTCCCTGGCGCGAGGTTCCACTCTACATAGCAGCTCAGGTGTCGGGGGGAGTTGCCGGAGCGTTTGTTCTGTACTTGATCTACCGGGGACCGATAGTGGCCTTCGAGGAGGCGAACAACATCGTCCGGGGCGAGCCGGGGAGCGAGATCACGGCGATGATATTCGCCTGCTTTGCGCCGAACCCGGCGATAGCCGCAGCTCAGGACCCGCCGTGGACCCCGGACATCATCTCGCTCCCGGGGGCTCTGGGCGCGGAGTTCTTTGCGACCTTCGTGCTCGCTCTCGTGGTCTTTGCGGCAATAGAGAACCGGAACGCCTTCGCCCCGAGCGTGCCCATCTTCGCGCTTATCCTCGGGCTCGTGGTCGGCTTCATCGTTATAGCCGAAGCGCCGCTCACGATGGCGGCGATCAACCCCGCAAGGGACCTCGGGCCGAGGATCGCGATCTACTTCCTGGGCTGGGGACAGATGGCCTTCCCGGGCATCGGGAACGCTCCGTGGTGGATCTGGACCGTCGGACCGACGCTGGGCGCCGTGGCCGGAGGCGGAGCGTGGGTCTTTCTTCTCGGCCGCTGGCTCACAGCCAGGCCCGAAGCCCCCGAGGCCGCGGGCACCGAGGCCGAGGAGCTCGAAGTGCCGACGCCCGGCGGAGACCCCGGCACCACGAGCGTCTCGGAGCGGGGACGCTAG
- a CDS encoding thiamine pyrophosphate-dependent dehydrogenase E1 component subunit alpha, whose protein sequence is MTLSDEFLLEMHRRMVRIRLFDERASKMVKRGHIPGTVHTSIGQEAQVVGACMALEDDDYMTGNHRSHGHPIGKGSPLGPLMAELVGKATGICKGKGGSLHLADFSVGSLGESGIVGSSIPIATGAGLSAQVLGTGRVSLAFFGDGAANQGCLYEALNLAGVWKLPVVYLCENNQYALSTPAHTVTSGRVADRAAGFGIPGVRVENGQDVLAVYEAVSEAVRRARAGEGPTLLEVVTYRYREHSEGLRINVDYRDETERETWLSRDPIKLFAEVLVERGVASAEEVEALEKEVAEEVEESVRFANESPYPDESVAFEDLYTDPQTSEVVR, encoded by the coding sequence ATGACTTTATCGGATGAATTCCTGCTGGAGATGCATCGGAGGATGGTGCGTATCCGGCTCTTTGACGAGCGGGCTTCGAAGATGGTGAAGCGCGGGCACATTCCGGGGACGGTGCACACGAGCATCGGCCAGGAGGCGCAGGTGGTCGGGGCGTGCATGGCCCTTGAAGACGATGACTACATGACGGGCAACCACCGCAGTCACGGGCACCCGATCGGGAAGGGTTCACCGCTCGGGCCACTCATGGCCGAGCTTGTCGGGAAGGCGACCGGGATCTGCAAGGGCAAGGGAGGTTCGTTGCACCTTGCGGACTTCTCTGTCGGGAGTCTTGGGGAGTCCGGGATCGTCGGCTCTTCGATCCCGATCGCGACCGGAGCCGGACTGTCCGCGCAGGTGCTCGGGACGGGGCGCGTGTCGCTGGCGTTCTTCGGGGACGGCGCGGCGAACCAGGGTTGTCTTTATGAGGCGCTCAACCTTGCCGGGGTCTGGAAGCTGCCAGTCGTCTACCTCTGTGAGAACAACCAGTACGCGCTCTCCACCCCGGCGCACACCGTGACCTCGGGGCGCGTCGCCGATCGGGCCGCCGGCTTCGGGATACCCGGCGTGCGGGTCGAGAACGGGCAGGACGTGCTCGCCGTGTACGAGGCCGTCAGCGAGGCCGTGCGGCGGGCGCGAGCCGGAGAGGGACCGACCCTTCTGGAGGTCGTGACGTACCGGTACCGGGAGCATTCGGAGGGACTAAGGATCAACGTCGACTACCGCGACGAGACGGAGCGCGAGACGTGGCTATCGCGGGACCCGATAAAGCTTTTCGCCGAAGTCCTTGTGGAGCGCGGTGTCGCGAGCGCCGAGGAAGTGGAGGCGCTCGAAAAAGAGGTCGCCGAAGAGGTCGAGGAGTCCGTCAGGTTCGCCAACGAGAGCCCGTACCCGGACGAGAGCGTGGCTTTCGAGGACCTCTACACCGACCCGCAGACAAGCGAGGTGGTCCGCTGA
- a CDS encoding alpha/beta fold hydrolase: MAEIYDHAGTPVKHGRARVNGIRMHYVTAGEGEPLLLLHGTPKTHYYWYKLIPLLTERFTVVAPDLRGFGDTDRPPAEEGYDSLTNAADVTELMTQLGHETFHVHGEDRGAEFAYAVAATEPERVKTLSFCEMLLSGEGLEEWSYFTPENVSAQFNLKGVWLWHIPFFWIPHIPEMLISGHEREFWEFWIKAETYNPTAIADEAIDEWIARLSAPGGLRGVLETYRAGLKNARINKDLKKTKISLPILTIGAPEFFGELVKGQMEKVSEGVERSEVFEECGHSLALEAEDRLAKVLHEFMLDR; encoded by the coding sequence TTGGCAGAGATCTACGACCACGCGGGGACTCCGGTAAAGCACGGGCGAGCCCGCGTCAACGGCATCAGGATGCACTACGTGACAGCAGGAGAGGGCGAGCCGCTCCTGCTGCTTCACGGCACGCCGAAGACCCACTACTACTGGTACAAGCTGATCCCGCTCCTCACGGAGCGTTTCACCGTTGTCGCGCCCGACCTGCGGGGCTTCGGCGATACCGACCGGCCCCCGGCGGAGGAGGGCTACGACTCCCTCACGAACGCCGCAGACGTCACGGAACTGATGACCCAGCTCGGACACGAGACCTTCCACGTACACGGCGAGGACCGGGGCGCGGAGTTCGCCTACGCCGTCGCTGCGACGGAGCCCGAGCGGGTCAAGACGCTCTCCTTCTGCGAGATGTTGCTTTCGGGGGAGGGGCTTGAGGAGTGGTCGTACTTCACGCCGGAGAACGTCTCGGCCCAGTTCAACCTGAAGGGTGTGTGGCTCTGGCACATTCCGTTTTTCTGGATCCCCCACATCCCGGAGATGCTTATAAGCGGACACGAGCGGGAGTTCTGGGAGTTCTGGATCAAGGCCGAGACCTACAACCCTACCGCGATAGCGGACGAGGCGATAGACGAGTGGATAGCCCGACTCTCGGCACCCGGGGGCCTTAGGGGCGTCCTTGAAACCTACCGCGCCGGGCTCAAGAACGCCCGGATAAACAAGGACCTCAAGAAGACGAAGATCTCGCTGCCGATCCTGACCATCGGAGCGCCCGAGTTCTTCGGGGAGCTCGTGAAGGGACAGATGGAGAAGGTTTCGGAGGGAGTCGAGCGTTCCGAAGTCTTTGAGGAGTGCGGCCACAGCCTCGCGCTCGAAGCCGAGGACAGGCTCGCGAAAGTGCTGCACGAGTTCATGCTCGACCGGTAG
- a CDS encoding zinc-dependent dehydrogenase, whose translation MGGSRGMKAAVFEGVGRLEVREVGTPEAGPGEVLVKVGANTLCGTDLRILRGEKTAGIKPPAIIGHEVAGHIVEVGDGVRGFEAGAQVTITPMIPCGRCFYCRRDMENVCENVRAVGYEIPGGLGEYMKVPAEAIEAGCLFVAEEELSPERLALVEPLSCCVYGQVRSPVEAGDTVLVIGAGPIGLFHVQLALLAGAETVIVSQRSEHRRRLASQFGAHVVVDPSGGELPEVVAEHTQGRGVDATFLCIGVPQLVNEALRLTRKGGRVNLFAGFAGAGLSEIEANLIHYNELRVTGQTGARREDFAAALDLVVSGRIETERMITARFPLEEAPKAMEAASGREGIKVAVIPGYRDKT comes from the coding sequence TTGGGAGGCAGCAGAGGGATGAAGGCGGCGGTCTTTGAGGGTGTCGGGAGGCTGGAGGTTCGGGAGGTAGGGACACCCGAGGCGGGGCCGGGGGAGGTTCTCGTGAAGGTCGGGGCGAACACGCTGTGCGGCACGGACCTGCGCATTTTGCGGGGAGAGAAGACGGCCGGGATAAAGCCGCCCGCGATCATCGGCCACGAGGTGGCGGGACATATCGTGGAGGTCGGGGACGGGGTCCGGGGCTTCGAGGCGGGCGCCCAGGTAACGATAACGCCCATGATCCCGTGCGGGAGGTGCTTTTACTGCAGGCGGGACATGGAGAACGTCTGCGAGAACGTCCGGGCGGTCGGGTACGAGATCCCCGGCGGCCTGGGCGAGTACATGAAGGTCCCGGCCGAGGCCATCGAGGCGGGCTGCCTCTTTGTTGCGGAGGAGGAGCTGTCTCCCGAGCGGCTGGCTCTCGTGGAGCCTCTCTCCTGCTGCGTTTACGGACAGGTGCGGTCTCCGGTGGAGGCCGGAGATACGGTTCTGGTTATAGGAGCGGGGCCGATCGGGCTCTTTCACGTGCAGCTCGCGCTCCTTGCGGGAGCGGAGACCGTGATCGTCAGCCAGCGTTCGGAGCACCGGCGCAGGCTCGCCTCTCAGTTCGGGGCGCACGTCGTCGTGGACCCTTCGGGCGGCGAGCTACCCGAGGTCGTCGCCGAACACACGCAGGGGCGAGGGGTGGACGCGACCTTTCTGTGCATCGGCGTCCCGCAGCTCGTCAACGAAGCTCTGAGGCTGACCCGCAAGGGCGGGAGGGTCAACCTCTTCGCCGGGTTTGCAGGAGCGGGACTGTCGGAGATCGAGGCCAACCTCATCCACTACAACGAGCTTCGGGTCACCGGCCAGACCGGCGCGCGGCGAGAGGACTTCGCGGCGGCTCTGGACCTCGTGGTCTCCGGACGGATAGAGACGGAGCGAATGATCACGGCCCGCTTCCCGCTCGAAGAAGCGCCGAAAGCGATGGAGGCCGCCTCGGGCCGGGAGGGCATCAAGGTGGCCGTGATTCCGGGCTACAGGGACAAGACCTAG
- a CDS encoding biotin/lipoyl-containing protein → MRTEVLLPQWGMGMSEGTVVGWMKKVGDDVTEDEPIAEIEAEKVTEVLEAPETGKLVEILVEAGETAKVRTVLAIIETE, encoded by the coding sequence GTGAGGACCGAGGTATTGCTTCCGCAGTGGGGCATGGGGATGAGCGAGGGGACCGTCGTCGGGTGGATGAAGAAGGTGGGCGACGACGTTACCGAGGACGAGCCCATAGCCGAGATCGAGGCAGAAAAGGTAACCGAGGTGCTCGAAGCTCCGGAGACCGGGAAGCTCGTCGAGATCCTCGTGGAGGCAGGTGAAACCGCAAAGGTGCGCACGGTGCTGGCGATCATAGAGACAGAGTAG
- a CDS encoding FGGY-family carbohydrate kinase — translation MPDRDYVVGIDCSTTATKAVVWDSEGNAVAEGRATFELSSPRPDWGEQNAEDWWESTKVAIRRAAQVVDPRRIAAIGITHQRETFVCLNEDDHPIRPAILWLDSRAKDEVARYGTDEVHRITGKPPNPTPGFYKMLWLREHEPRVLERAAKVADVHAFLVHRMTGEWRTSWATADPLGLVDMESFDWSDELLGTVGLGRENMCELYAPGDVIGELKEDVAREVGLPVGIPVVSGAGDGQAAGLGANITEPGRAYLNLGTGIVSGTYSERYSYANEYRVLSGPVPRTYTLETLLPAGTYTVSWFCDRFAHVDASSFGLALSTEQILETAAAQLGPGAEGLFAVPYLNNALMPYWDFDARGIMVGWTGVHGKAHVYRAILEGIAFEQRLMTEGAETGLEKPVEHMIALGGGSRSSLWCQILADVLKRPVSVAREAESTCLGSGMLAAAACGLHPSIKEAAEAMSGTKAHYEPDGKRSVHYDELYSVYKDLYPSLRSVFPKITKAMKGIAAAPDL, via the coding sequence ATGCCGGATAGAGACTACGTTGTCGGGATAGACTGCTCGACAACGGCGACAAAGGCCGTTGTGTGGGACAGCGAGGGCAACGCCGTCGCCGAGGGCCGGGCGACCTTCGAGCTTTCGAGCCCGAGGCCCGACTGGGGCGAGCAGAACGCCGAGGACTGGTGGGAGTCTACAAAGGTAGCCATAAGGCGCGCCGCGCAGGTTGTAGATCCGCGCCGGATCGCAGCGATCGGGATAACGCACCAGCGCGAGACCTTTGTGTGCCTCAACGAGGACGACCACCCGATACGGCCCGCGATCCTCTGGCTCGACTCCCGGGCAAAGGACGAGGTGGCCCGGTACGGGACCGACGAGGTGCACCGTATAACCGGCAAGCCCCCGAACCCGACGCCCGGCTTCTACAAGATGCTCTGGCTGCGCGAGCACGAGCCGCGCGTCCTCGAACGGGCGGCGAAGGTCGCGGACGTTCACGCCTTCCTCGTGCACCGGATGACCGGCGAGTGGCGGACGAGTTGGGCTACGGCCGATCCGCTCGGCCTGGTCGACATGGAATCCTTTGACTGGTCCGACGAGCTGCTCGGTACCGTGGGACTCGGCCGCGAGAACATGTGCGAGCTGTACGCGCCGGGGGACGTGATCGGGGAACTGAAAGAGGACGTGGCCCGGGAGGTGGGGCTTCCGGTAGGGATTCCCGTGGTCAGCGGCGCCGGCGACGGCCAGGCCGCCGGGCTCGGGGCGAACATCACGGAGCCGGGCCGGGCGTACCTGAACCTCGGGACCGGCATCGTGTCCGGGACGTACAGCGAGAGGTACTCCTACGCCAACGAGTACCGGGTCCTCTCCGGTCCGGTTCCCCGCACCTACACCCTCGAGACCCTTCTCCCGGCCGGTACCTATACGGTCAGCTGGTTCTGCGACAGGTTCGCTCATGTGGACGCGAGCAGCTTCGGGCTCGCTCTCTCGACGGAGCAGATCCTTGAAACCGCAGCGGCGCAACTCGGTCCCGGCGCGGAGGGGCTGTTCGCCGTGCCGTACCTCAACAACGCCCTTATGCCTTACTGGGACTTCGACGCGCGGGGCATAATGGTCGGCTGGACGGGCGTCCACGGCAAGGCGCACGTCTACCGGGCGATCCTCGAAGGAATCGCCTTCGAGCAACGGCTCATGACGGAAGGCGCCGAGACCGGGCTCGAAAAGCCGGTGGAGCATATGATCGCGCTCGGAGGCGGCTCCAGAAGCTCTCTGTGGTGCCAGATCCTCGCCGACGTCCTGAAGCGCCCGGTCTCCGTCGCCCGTGAGGCTGAAAGCACCTGTCTCGGTTCCGGGATGCTCGCCGCCGCGGCCTGCGGACTTCACCCGAGCATAAAGGAAGCGGCAGAGGCGATGAGCGGCACAAAGGCACACTACGAGCCGGACGGCAAGCGTTCCGTCCACTATGACGAACTCTACAGCGTCTACAAAGACCTGTACCCGAGCCTGCGCTCCGTCTTCCCGAAGATCACCAAGGCCATGAAGGGCATCGCAGCCGCGCCGGATCTCTAG
- a CDS encoding 3-keto-5-aminohexanoate cleavage protein, translating to MATALDRYAEMEPNWDYPVVIESHINGVRSKEMNPNTPIGYDEIAEDAIRCWEAGACAIHAHNTSFDLLGENAYKDYMRSWDKVLERYPDITWYPTTCNNLRLLPEEHGLEHVPYLRSGANVKVACVDTGISLFATHTDDDGYIVGREYGWNYERVAGQIKMCREAEMPMIFGIYEPGYARLAMHYVNNNMSTQGSMWDFYLIGDYGLTSLEPIGTCGMKPSLESLYYYLWMIEEAQVKHPWYISIWGQGALDDTSILRRAIELGGHIKTGLELFYDPSRNPSNLELLQQAQEIARDVGRPIATQDEARALYNIK from the coding sequence TTGGCTACGGCCCTTGACCGCTACGCGGAGATGGAGCCCAACTGGGACTATCCGGTAGTTATCGAGTCGCACATAAACGGGGTCCGCTCAAAGGAGATGAACCCCAACACGCCGATAGGTTACGACGAGATCGCCGAGGACGCGATCCGCTGCTGGGAAGCTGGAGCCTGCGCCATTCACGCGCACAACACAAGCTTCGACCTTCTCGGAGAGAACGCCTACAAGGACTACATGAGGAGCTGGGACAAGGTCCTCGAAAGGTACCCGGACATCACGTGGTATCCCACCACGTGCAACAACCTCAGGCTGCTGCCCGAAGAACACGGGCTCGAGCACGTGCCCTACCTCCGCTCGGGCGCGAACGTCAAGGTGGCGTGCGTGGACACGGGCATCAGCCTCTTCGCCACCCACACCGACGACGACGGGTACATCGTCGGGCGCGAGTACGGGTGGAACTACGAGAGGGTCGCCGGACAGATAAAGATGTGCCGCGAGGCCGAGATGCCCATGATCTTCGGCATCTACGAGCCCGGATACGCGCGCCTTGCGATGCACTATGTAAACAACAACATGTCTACCCAGGGCTCCATGTGGGACTTCTACCTTATAGGGGACTACGGACTGACCTCCCTGGAGCCAATCGGCACGTGCGGGATGAAGCCGAGCCTGGAGTCGCTCTACTACTACCTGTGGATGATCGAGGAGGCCCAGGTCAAGCATCCCTGGTACATATCCATCTGGGGCCAGGGGGCTCTTGACGACACATCGATACTGCGCCGCGCCATAGAGCTTGGAGGGCACATCAAGACGGGTCTTGAGCTGTTCTACGACCCCTCACGAAACCCCTCCAACCTGGAGCTTCTGCAGCAGGCGCAGGAGATCGCACGCGACGTGGGCCGCCCCATCGCCACCCAGGATGAGGCGAGAGCCCTCTACAACATAAAGTAG
- a CDS encoding alpha-ketoacid dehydrogenase subunit beta codes for MVQMTYIGAIGAAQREALTADERVVVIGEDVEANVYGTTGASRQRAEEGDFVQMFGRNRVRNTPISEEVITGAAIGAAMTGLRPIVDLSYSSFLYLAMDQFVNQAAKSRYMFGGQASIPVVFRSAMFYSLNAGAHHADRPYPMFMNVPGLKVIAPASPADAKGLLLTAVESDDPVLCFEAVPLWGTKEDVEEDAYRIPFGVARTVREGDDVTIVAVSGSVMDAVAAADELAEEGISAEVVDPRTLVPLDSDAIVRSVEKTGRLVIAEPAHRTCGAAAEISAIVAEEAIHALRGPILRVTAPDMQIPFSPVLESLLYPTKEKILDAARRVCGEAPRETQPGRPKAHADAKDAPQ; via the coding sequence ATGGTCCAGATGACTTACATCGGCGCGATCGGCGCGGCGCAGCGCGAAGCTCTGACGGCGGACGAGCGCGTCGTGGTTATCGGTGAGGACGTGGAGGCGAACGTCTACGGGACGACCGGAGCCAGCCGCCAGCGAGCCGAAGAGGGCGACTTCGTGCAGATGTTCGGCAGGAACCGGGTGCGGAACACCCCGATCTCCGAGGAAGTGATAACCGGGGCGGCGATCGGGGCCGCAATGACGGGGCTGCGCCCGATAGTGGACCTTTCGTACTCAAGCTTTCTTTACCTGGCGATGGACCAGTTCGTCAACCAGGCGGCGAAGAGCCGCTACATGTTCGGCGGACAGGCTTCGATACCCGTAGTTTTCCGCTCGGCGATGTTCTACTCGCTGAACGCCGGGGCTCATCACGCCGACCGTCCGTACCCGATGTTCATGAACGTGCCCGGCCTGAAGGTGATCGCCCCCGCCTCGCCCGCGGACGCCAAAGGACTCCTCCTGACGGCGGTGGAGAGCGACGACCCGGTGCTCTGCTTCGAGGCGGTCCCGCTCTGGGGCACGAAGGAGGACGTGGAGGAGGACGCTTACCGGATACCGTTCGGTGTCGCAAGGACCGTCCGCGAAGGCGACGACGTGACAATAGTCGCCGTCTCTGGATCTGTTATGGATGCGGTCGCGGCGGCGGACGAGCTTGCGGAGGAAGGGATAAGCGCCGAAGTGGTAGACCCCAGGACTCTTGTCCCGCTCGACAGCGACGCGATCGTCCGCTCGGTGGAGAAGACCGGAAGGCTCGTGATCGCAGAGCCCGCGCATCGTACCTGCGGAGCAGCGGCGGAGATCTCCGCAATAGTAGCCGAAGAAGCCATTCACGCGCTGCGCGGCCCGATCCTCCGGGTAACGGCGCCGGATATGCAGATACCGTTCAGCCCCGTCCTCGAAAGCCTGCTCTACCCGACAAAGGAGAAGATCCTGGACGCAGCCAGAAGGGTCTGCGGCGAAGCTCCCCGGGAGACGCAGCCCGGCCGACCAAAGGCCCACGCCGACGCCAAAGACGCGCCACAGTAA
- the pepD gene encoding beta-Ala-His dipeptidase, which translates to METTRVLEGLEPKEVLYFFEELSKRHRCSRYEKQASDWVASFSEERGLEYHQDDLDSIIVKKPGTPGYEDAPTVILHGHIDMVCKTDEGVEHDFSDGGVDLEVEGEFVKAKGTTLGADNGLGIAYMLALLDSDDIPHPPLECVMTVMEEMGKVGGDNIDVSLLSGKRMIDFNWIEEKQLLAGCSGDVSCKIHLDADWETPEDGLVPMKLDIKGLKGGHCEFDIHLERANSIVLLARILNDVLDEKDIRIAAVSGGVQNNVIPAESEATFLAKSEDVDDISRIVEKTGAEIKNEFAISDPDIDISVARSEAEVSKVFSKDAARTLTRFIALLPDGVQTQNLEVEGNWETSNNIGIMTMDEDGAEIITTITSAVTSRKHDVLKKIFLLAEMSGDGVKAEQMGLDAPEFPWNPDSEMLKIAKKSYRDVMGREPEVLVSVCSLELGMFTQRIPGLDTVGIGTELLDVHSPRERMNHESVARVWPVIKDVMKNLDK; encoded by the coding sequence ATGGAGACGACGAGGGTACTGGAAGGGCTCGAACCGAAGGAGGTACTGTACTTCTTCGAGGAGTTGAGCAAGCGGCATCGCTGCTCGCGTTACGAGAAGCAGGCGAGCGACTGGGTTGCATCGTTCTCCGAGGAGCGCGGCCTCGAATACCACCAGGACGACCTCGACAGCATCATCGTGAAGAAGCCCGGAACTCCCGGATACGAGGATGCGCCGACCGTGATCCTCCACGGACACATAGACATGGTGTGCAAGACGGACGAAGGAGTAGAGCACGACTTCTCGGACGGGGGCGTAGACCTCGAAGTCGAAGGGGAGTTCGTAAAGGCCAAAGGGACGACCCTCGGCGCCGACAACGGCCTCGGCATCGCGTACATGCTGGCGCTCCTCGACTCGGACGACATCCCTCACCCGCCGCTCGAATGCGTAATGACGGTGATGGAGGAGATGGGGAAGGTCGGCGGCGACAACATAGACGTGAGTCTCCTCTCGGGGAAGAGGATGATCGACTTCAACTGGATCGAGGAGAAGCAACTCCTTGCGGGCTGCTCCGGCGACGTCTCGTGCAAGATACACCTCGACGCCGACTGGGAAACCCCCGAAGACGGCCTCGTCCCCATGAAGCTCGACATAAAGGGGCTCAAGGGCGGCCACTGCGAGTTCGATATCCACCTGGAGCGGGCGAACTCCATCGTCCTTCTCGCCCGCATCCTGAACGACGTGCTCGACGAGAAGGACATCCGGATTGCAGCCGTCTCGGGCGGCGTCCAGAACAACGTTATTCCCGCCGAGTCCGAGGCGACCTTCCTCGCGAAGTCCGAGGATGTGGACGACATCTCCCGCATCGTCGAGAAGACAGGCGCTGAGATAAAGAACGAGTTCGCCATCTCCGACCCCGACATCGACATCTCCGTAGCCAGGAGCGAGGCGGAGGTGTCGAAGGTGTTCTCAAAGGATGCGGCAAGGACGCTCACCCGCTTTATTGCGCTCCTCCCAGACGGCGTGCAGACGCAGAACCTGGAGGTCGAGGGCAACTGGGAGACCTCGAACAACATCGGCATCATGACGATGGATGAGGACGGGGCGGAGATAATCACCACGATCACGAGCGCCGTTACCTCCCGAAAGCACGACGTCCTGAAGAAGATCTTCCTTCTCGCGGAGATGTCGGGCGATGGCGTGAAGGCCGAGCAGATGGGCCTCGACGCGCCGGAGTTCCCCTGGAACCCCGACTCCGAGATGCTCAAGATCGCAAAGAAGTCCTACCGGGACGTGATGGGCCGCGAGCCGGAGGTCCTCGTCTCCGTGTGCAGCCTCGAACTCGGGATGTTCACGCAGCGCATACCGGGCCTCGACACCGTCGGCATCGGTACCGAGCTTCTGGACGTGCACTCCCCGAGAGAGCGGATGAACCACGAGTCCGTTGCGAGGGTGTGGCCCGTGATCAAGGACGTAATGAAGAACCTCGACAAGTAA